The Anas acuta chromosome 18, bAnaAcu1.1, whole genome shotgun sequence genome has a segment encoding these proteins:
- the RPL38 gene encoding large ribosomal subunit protein eL38, with protein sequence MPRKIEEIKDFLLTARRKDAKSVKIKKNKDNVKFKVRCSRYLYTLVITDKEKAEKLKQSLPPGLAVKELK encoded by the exons atg CCTCGCAAGATTGAGGAGATCAAGGACTTCCTGCTGACAGCCAGGAGGAAGGACGCCAAGT CCGTCAAGATCAAGAAGAACAAGGACAATGTGAAGTTCAAGGTGCGCTGCAGCCGCTACCTCTACACGCTGGTCATCACCGACAAGGAGAAGGCCGAGAAGCTGAAGCAGTCCCTGCCCCCAG GTTTGGCCGTGAAGGAGCTGAAATGA